One genomic segment of Vespa velutina chromosome 10, iVesVel2.1, whole genome shotgun sequence includes these proteins:
- the LOC124952143 gene encoding nucleolar protein dao-5 isoform X2 — MASVEELGVSALVYDYLLKKDASLAKVFQKKTQALPLSKGAPTIQDVFQYFQKSSPKKITIKAQTKDSSLDSSSESEDESPKKAVQVNGKVTAKPVVATKKDVSSSEESSSEDEKPASKVAQKMPLSNAVKLKAAPPKILEKAKGNVKGMPAKEEDSSEESSTEEEEEKPKSQIKTSASPKVIKTLNVKKASSSESDSESDEEESKVKVAAKSGNSLKSAPAQQVKKQQNKNVESSSEDSSDSDEQPTVKVVKKPVPTQVLLLKKGPTKKGAKNEESENSSTSEESKPKITSTPVANKSSISKKSESSSDESDDDTHANQMPVAVKQAPSQKVVSQKKNEVDKKNKNQMSVILGQSKQNISKKESSSSEDSSDEETVTKKPAVNKSVSAVKSSIAAIKKASSSSEDSSEEEPTVKKSTPAKQSQNSIIKTAKAKEASSSSEEESDKEAIVQKPPASKKGTVKKEESSSDDSDDSDEDKKAKVKTIPTKVLKAAPEKVAPKQDSSSDDSDDSEEESASPVKTTPAKMVLIAKSKKQESSDDSDSDSSEEEKPKVASVSETTISKKSTDSSEESDSDEEKKQIVKQPTPKVKTPGKAEKRKNTEEQEESLPTKIAKNNYSNFVKAANSFNGDKQRNNTPFRRVKDEDVSLDPKLANNSFEAKEEYEDDNNFKQHSGGGGGRGGFRGGRGGYGFQGGRDEGRGGYRGGGRGGDRGARGGFRGGRGGRGGFDNRKSWGGNNNDNDKDRGNGFRKSWSNDNGDRGGRGRGGFRGGRGGFDKRTTFDSASTQNKKITFDD; from the exons ATGGCGTCGGTTGAAGAATTAGGCGTTTCTGCTCTTGTCTACGATTATTTACTGAAAAAGGATGCATCTTTAGCAAAGGTTTTCCAGAAAAAAACACAGGCG CTTCCATTATCAAAAGGAGCACCTACTATACAGGatgtatttcaatattttcaaaagagttcgccaaagaaaattacaataaagGCACAAACAAAAGATAGTAGTTTAGATTCAAGCTCTGAAAGTGAAGATGAGTCACCAAAAAAAGCAGTACAAGTAAATGGTAAAGTTACAGCTAAACCAGTTGTAGCCACAAAAAAAGATGTATCTTCTTCAGAAGAATCTTCAAGTGAGGATGAAAAACCAGCATCTAAAGTTGCTCAAAAAATGCCATTGAGTAATGCAGTAAAACTTAAGGCAGCACCTCCTAAGATATTAGAAAAGGCAAAAGGAAATGTCAAGGGAATGCCTGCTAAGGAAGAGGATAGTTCAGAGGAAAGTTCTacagaagaggaagaagagaaaccaAAATCACAAATAAAAACATCTGCATCACCTAAAgttattaaaacattaaatgTAAAGAAAGCTTCCAGTAGTGAATCTGACTCTGAAAGTGATGAAGAGGAATCTAAAGTAAAGGTTGCTGCTAAATCTGGTAATTCCTTAAAATCTGCACCAGCTCAACAAGTAAAGAagcaacaaaacaaaaatgtagAATCCTCGAGTGAAGATAGTAGTGATAGTGACGAGCAACCAACTGTTAAAGTAGTAAAAAAACCAGTTCCTACACAAGTActactattaaaaaaaggtCCTACTAAAAAAGGAGCCAAAAACGAAGAATCAGAAAATTCATCAACAAGCGAGGAGTCGAAACCAAAAATAACATCCACACCAGTGGCTAATAAGAGCAGTATTTCTAAAAAGTCTGAATCCTCAAGCGATGAATCTGATGATGATACTCATGCAAATCAAATGCCAGTAGCTGTGAAGCAAGCACCTTCTCAAAAAGTAGtttcacaaaagaaaaatgaagtagataaaaagaataagaatcaAATGTCTGTTATATTGGGACAatcgaaacaaaatataagtaaaaaagaatcatcATCAAGCGAAGACAGTAGCGATGAAGAAACAGTGACTAAGAAACCTGCTGTGAATAAATCAGTGTCAGCAGTAAAATCATCTATAGCTGCAATAAAGAAAGCATCATCTTCTAGCGAAGATAGTAGCGAGGAAGAACCAACTGTCAAAAAATCTACTCCTGCTAAACAATCacaaaattcaataattaaaactGCGAAGGCGAAAGAAGCATCATCTTCCAGCGAAGAGGAGAGTGATAAAGAAGCAATTGTGCAGAAGCCACCAGCATCCAAAAAAGGAACtgttaagaaagaagaatcttCTAGCGATGATTCTGATGACTCAGATGAggataaaaaagcaaaagtaaAGACCATACCGACAAAAGTATTAAAAGCAGCACCAGAAAAGGTAGCACCAAAACAAGATTCATCAAGTGACGATTCCGACGATTCTGAAGAAGAATCTGCTTCCCCTGTAAAGACAACACCTGCAAAAATGGTACTCATAGCAAAGAGTAAAAAGCAAGAGTCTAGTGATGATTCTGATTCAGATTCTTCTGAAGAGGAAAAGCCAAAGGTTGCATCAGTTTCTGAGACTACAATTTCTAAAAAATCTACGGATTCAAGTGAAGAAAGTGATTCGGacgaggaaaaaaagcaaatagtAAAACAGCCGACTCCAAAGGTTAAGACACCTGGTAAAgctgaaaaaaggaaaaatactgaagaacaagaagaaagtttACCTACAAAAATTGCAAAGAATAATTATAGCAATTTTGTTAAAGCAGCTAATAGCTTTAACGGGGATAAG caaagaaataatacaCCATTTCGTCGAGTAAAGGACGAAGATGTTTCATTGGATCCAAAATTGGCTAACAATTCCTTCGAGGCAAAG GAGGAGTatgaagatgataataattttaagcaacacagtggtggtggtggaggtcgGGGTGGATTTAGAGGTGGGCGCGGTGGTTACGGATTTCAAGGGGGTCGAGACGAGGGACGTGGGGGTTATCGAGGCGGTGGTCGTGGCGGTGATAGAGGTGCGCGTGGTGGATTTAGAGGTGGTCGAGGTGGTAGGGGCGGTTTTGATAATAGGAAGTCTTGGGGtggcaataataacgataacgataaagatagaggAAATGGATTTAGGAAATCATGGAGTAATGATAACGGAGATAGGGGAGGTCGTGGTAGAGGGGGTTTCCGTGGAGGTAGAGGTGGCTTTGATAAAAGAACAACTTTCGATTCCGCATCtacacaaaataaaaagattaccTTTGATGATTga
- the LOC124952143 gene encoding nucleolin 1 isoform X1, with amino-acid sequence MASVEELGVSALVYDYLLKKDASLAKVFQKKTQALPLSKGAPTIQDVFQYFQKSSPKKITIKAQTKDSSLDSSSESEDESPKKAVQVNGKVTAKPVVATKKDVSSSEESSSEDEKPASKVAQKMPLSNAVKLKAAPPKILEKAKGNVKGMPAKEEDSSEESSTEEEEEKPKSQIKTSASPKVIKTLNVKKASSSESDSESDEEESKVKVAAKSGNSLKSAPAQQVKKQQNKNVESSSEDSSDSDEQPTVKVVKKPVPTQVLLLKKGPTKKGAKNEESENSSTSEESKPKITSTPVANKSSISKKSESSSDESDDDTHANQMPVAVKQAPSQKVVSQKKNEVDKKNKNQMSVILGQSKQNISKKESSSSEDSSDEETVTKKPAVNKSVSAVKSSIAAIKKASSSSEDSSEEEPTVKKSTPAKQSQNSIIKTAKAKEASSSSEEESDKEAIVQKPPASKKGTVKKEESSSDDSDDSDEDKKAKVKTIPTKVLKAAPEKVAPKQDSSSDDSDDSEEESASPVKTTPAKMVLIAKSKKQESSDDSDSDSSEEEKPKVASVSETTISKKSTDSSEESDSDEEKKQIVKQPTPKVKTPGKAEKRKNTEEQEESLPTKIAKNNYSNFVKAANSFNGDKQQRNNTPFRRVKDEDVSLDPKLANNSFEAKEEYEDDNNFKQHSGGGGGRGGFRGGRGGYGFQGGRDEGRGGYRGGGRGGDRGARGGFRGGRGGRGGFDNRKSWGGNNNDNDKDRGNGFRKSWSNDNGDRGGRGRGGFRGGRGGFDKRTTFDSASTQNKKITFDD; translated from the exons ATGGCGTCGGTTGAAGAATTAGGCGTTTCTGCTCTTGTCTACGATTATTTACTGAAAAAGGATGCATCTTTAGCAAAGGTTTTCCAGAAAAAAACACAGGCG CTTCCATTATCAAAAGGAGCACCTACTATACAGGatgtatttcaatattttcaaaagagttcgccaaagaaaattacaataaagGCACAAACAAAAGATAGTAGTTTAGATTCAAGCTCTGAAAGTGAAGATGAGTCACCAAAAAAAGCAGTACAAGTAAATGGTAAAGTTACAGCTAAACCAGTTGTAGCCACAAAAAAAGATGTATCTTCTTCAGAAGAATCTTCAAGTGAGGATGAAAAACCAGCATCTAAAGTTGCTCAAAAAATGCCATTGAGTAATGCAGTAAAACTTAAGGCAGCACCTCCTAAGATATTAGAAAAGGCAAAAGGAAATGTCAAGGGAATGCCTGCTAAGGAAGAGGATAGTTCAGAGGAAAGTTCTacagaagaggaagaagagaaaccaAAATCACAAATAAAAACATCTGCATCACCTAAAgttattaaaacattaaatgTAAAGAAAGCTTCCAGTAGTGAATCTGACTCTGAAAGTGATGAAGAGGAATCTAAAGTAAAGGTTGCTGCTAAATCTGGTAATTCCTTAAAATCTGCACCAGCTCAACAAGTAAAGAagcaacaaaacaaaaatgtagAATCCTCGAGTGAAGATAGTAGTGATAGTGACGAGCAACCAACTGTTAAAGTAGTAAAAAAACCAGTTCCTACACAAGTActactattaaaaaaaggtCCTACTAAAAAAGGAGCCAAAAACGAAGAATCAGAAAATTCATCAACAAGCGAGGAGTCGAAACCAAAAATAACATCCACACCAGTGGCTAATAAGAGCAGTATTTCTAAAAAGTCTGAATCCTCAAGCGATGAATCTGATGATGATACTCATGCAAATCAAATGCCAGTAGCTGTGAAGCAAGCACCTTCTCAAAAAGTAGtttcacaaaagaaaaatgaagtagataaaaagaataagaatcaAATGTCTGTTATATTGGGACAatcgaaacaaaatataagtaaaaaagaatcatcATCAAGCGAAGACAGTAGCGATGAAGAAACAGTGACTAAGAAACCTGCTGTGAATAAATCAGTGTCAGCAGTAAAATCATCTATAGCTGCAATAAAGAAAGCATCATCTTCTAGCGAAGATAGTAGCGAGGAAGAACCAACTGTCAAAAAATCTACTCCTGCTAAACAATCacaaaattcaataattaaaactGCGAAGGCGAAAGAAGCATCATCTTCCAGCGAAGAGGAGAGTGATAAAGAAGCAATTGTGCAGAAGCCACCAGCATCCAAAAAAGGAACtgttaagaaagaagaatcttCTAGCGATGATTCTGATGACTCAGATGAggataaaaaagcaaaagtaaAGACCATACCGACAAAAGTATTAAAAGCAGCACCAGAAAAGGTAGCACCAAAACAAGATTCATCAAGTGACGATTCCGACGATTCTGAAGAAGAATCTGCTTCCCCTGTAAAGACAACACCTGCAAAAATGGTACTCATAGCAAAGAGTAAAAAGCAAGAGTCTAGTGATGATTCTGATTCAGATTCTTCTGAAGAGGAAAAGCCAAAGGTTGCATCAGTTTCTGAGACTACAATTTCTAAAAAATCTACGGATTCAAGTGAAGAAAGTGATTCGGacgaggaaaaaaagcaaatagtAAAACAGCCGACTCCAAAGGTTAAGACACCTGGTAAAgctgaaaaaaggaaaaatactgaagaacaagaagaaagtttACCTACAAAAATTGCAAAGAATAATTATAGCAATTTTGTTAAAGCAGCTAATAGCTTTAACGGGGATAAG cagcaaagaaataatacaCCATTTCGTCGAGTAAAGGACGAAGATGTTTCATTGGATCCAAAATTGGCTAACAATTCCTTCGAGGCAAAG GAGGAGTatgaagatgataataattttaagcaacacagtggtggtggtggaggtcgGGGTGGATTTAGAGGTGGGCGCGGTGGTTACGGATTTCAAGGGGGTCGAGACGAGGGACGTGGGGGTTATCGAGGCGGTGGTCGTGGCGGTGATAGAGGTGCGCGTGGTGGATTTAGAGGTGGTCGAGGTGGTAGGGGCGGTTTTGATAATAGGAAGTCTTGGGGtggcaataataacgataacgataaagatagaggAAATGGATTTAGGAAATCATGGAGTAATGATAACGGAGATAGGGGAGGTCGTGGTAGAGGGGGTTTCCGTGGAGGTAGAGGTGGCTTTGATAAAAGAACAACTTTCGATTCCGCATCtacacaaaataaaaagattaccTTTGATGATTga
- the LOC124952143 gene encoding nucleolin 1 isoform X3 yields MASVEELGVSALVYDYLLKKDASLAKVFQKKTQALPLSKGAPTIQDVFQYFQKSSPKKITIKAQTKDSSLDSSSESEDESPKKAVQVNGKVTAKPVVATKKDVSSSEESSSEDEKPASKVAQKMPLSNAVKLKAAPPKILEKAKGNVKGMPAKEEDSSEESSTEEEEEKPKSQIKTSASPKVIKTLNVKKASSSESDSESDEEESKVKVAAKSGNSLKSAPAQQVKKQQNKNVESSSEDSSDSDEQPTVKVVKKPVPTQVLLLKKGPTKKGAKNEESENSSTSEESKPKITSTPVANKSSISKKSESSSDESDDDTHANQMPVAVKQAPSQKVVSQKKNEVDKKNKNQMSVILGQSKQNISKKESSSSEDSSDEETVTKKPAVNKSVSAVKSSIAAIKKASSSSEDSSEEEPTVKKSTPAKQSQNSIIKTAKAKEASSSSEEESDKEAIVQKPPASKKGTVKKEESSSDDSDDSDEDKKAKVKTIPTKVLKAAPEKVAPKQDSSSDDSDDSEEESASPVKTTPAKMVLIAKSKKQESSDDSDSDSSEEEKPKVASVSETTISKKSTDSSEESDSDEEKKQIVKQPTPKVKTPGKAEKRKNTEEQEESLPTKIAKNNYSNFVKAANSFNGDKEEYEDDNNFKQHSGGGGGRGGFRGGRGGYGFQGGRDEGRGGYRGGGRGGDRGARGGFRGGRGGRGGFDNRKSWGGNNNDNDKDRGNGFRKSWSNDNGDRGGRGRGGFRGGRGGFDKRTTFDSASTQNKKITFDD; encoded by the exons ATGGCGTCGGTTGAAGAATTAGGCGTTTCTGCTCTTGTCTACGATTATTTACTGAAAAAGGATGCATCTTTAGCAAAGGTTTTCCAGAAAAAAACACAGGCG CTTCCATTATCAAAAGGAGCACCTACTATACAGGatgtatttcaatattttcaaaagagttcgccaaagaaaattacaataaagGCACAAACAAAAGATAGTAGTTTAGATTCAAGCTCTGAAAGTGAAGATGAGTCACCAAAAAAAGCAGTACAAGTAAATGGTAAAGTTACAGCTAAACCAGTTGTAGCCACAAAAAAAGATGTATCTTCTTCAGAAGAATCTTCAAGTGAGGATGAAAAACCAGCATCTAAAGTTGCTCAAAAAATGCCATTGAGTAATGCAGTAAAACTTAAGGCAGCACCTCCTAAGATATTAGAAAAGGCAAAAGGAAATGTCAAGGGAATGCCTGCTAAGGAAGAGGATAGTTCAGAGGAAAGTTCTacagaagaggaagaagagaaaccaAAATCACAAATAAAAACATCTGCATCACCTAAAgttattaaaacattaaatgTAAAGAAAGCTTCCAGTAGTGAATCTGACTCTGAAAGTGATGAAGAGGAATCTAAAGTAAAGGTTGCTGCTAAATCTGGTAATTCCTTAAAATCTGCACCAGCTCAACAAGTAAAGAagcaacaaaacaaaaatgtagAATCCTCGAGTGAAGATAGTAGTGATAGTGACGAGCAACCAACTGTTAAAGTAGTAAAAAAACCAGTTCCTACACAAGTActactattaaaaaaaggtCCTACTAAAAAAGGAGCCAAAAACGAAGAATCAGAAAATTCATCAACAAGCGAGGAGTCGAAACCAAAAATAACATCCACACCAGTGGCTAATAAGAGCAGTATTTCTAAAAAGTCTGAATCCTCAAGCGATGAATCTGATGATGATACTCATGCAAATCAAATGCCAGTAGCTGTGAAGCAAGCACCTTCTCAAAAAGTAGtttcacaaaagaaaaatgaagtagataaaaagaataagaatcaAATGTCTGTTATATTGGGACAatcgaaacaaaatataagtaaaaaagaatcatcATCAAGCGAAGACAGTAGCGATGAAGAAACAGTGACTAAGAAACCTGCTGTGAATAAATCAGTGTCAGCAGTAAAATCATCTATAGCTGCAATAAAGAAAGCATCATCTTCTAGCGAAGATAGTAGCGAGGAAGAACCAACTGTCAAAAAATCTACTCCTGCTAAACAATCacaaaattcaataattaaaactGCGAAGGCGAAAGAAGCATCATCTTCCAGCGAAGAGGAGAGTGATAAAGAAGCAATTGTGCAGAAGCCACCAGCATCCAAAAAAGGAACtgttaagaaagaagaatcttCTAGCGATGATTCTGATGACTCAGATGAggataaaaaagcaaaagtaaAGACCATACCGACAAAAGTATTAAAAGCAGCACCAGAAAAGGTAGCACCAAAACAAGATTCATCAAGTGACGATTCCGACGATTCTGAAGAAGAATCTGCTTCCCCTGTAAAGACAACACCTGCAAAAATGGTACTCATAGCAAAGAGTAAAAAGCAAGAGTCTAGTGATGATTCTGATTCAGATTCTTCTGAAGAGGAAAAGCCAAAGGTTGCATCAGTTTCTGAGACTACAATTTCTAAAAAATCTACGGATTCAAGTGAAGAAAGTGATTCGGacgaggaaaaaaagcaaatagtAAAACAGCCGACTCCAAAGGTTAAGACACCTGGTAAAgctgaaaaaaggaaaaatactgaagaacaagaagaaagtttACCTACAAAAATTGCAAAGAATAATTATAGCAATTTTGTTAAAGCAGCTAATAGCTTTAACGGGGATAAG GAGGAGTatgaagatgataataattttaagcaacacagtggtggtggtggaggtcgGGGTGGATTTAGAGGTGGGCGCGGTGGTTACGGATTTCAAGGGGGTCGAGACGAGGGACGTGGGGGTTATCGAGGCGGTGGTCGTGGCGGTGATAGAGGTGCGCGTGGTGGATTTAGAGGTGGTCGAGGTGGTAGGGGCGGTTTTGATAATAGGAAGTCTTGGGGtggcaataataacgataacgataaagatagaggAAATGGATTTAGGAAATCATGGAGTAATGATAACGGAGATAGGGGAGGTCGTGGTAGAGGGGGTTTCCGTGGAGGTAGAGGTGGCTTTGATAAAAGAACAACTTTCGATTCCGCATCtacacaaaataaaaagattaccTTTGATGATTga
- the LOC124952143 gene encoding nucleolar and coiled-body phosphoprotein 1 isoform X5, translated as MASVEELGVSALVYDYLLKKDASLAKVFQKKTQALPLSKGAPTIQDVFQYFQKSSPKKITIKAQTKDSSLDSSSESEDESPKKAVQVNGKVTAKPVVATKKDVSSSEESSSEDEKPASKVAQKMPLSNAVKLKAAPPKILEKAKGNVKGMPAKEEDSSEESSTEEEEEKPKSQIKTSASPKVIKTLNVKKASSSESDSESDEEESKVKVAAKSGNSLKSAPAQQVKKQQNKNVESSSEDSSDSDEQPTVKVVKKPVPTQVLLLKKGPTKKGAKNEESENSSTSEESKPKITSTPVANKSSISKKSESSSDESDDDTHANQMPVAVKQAPSQKVVSQKKNEVDKKNKNQMSVILGQSKQNISKKESSSSEDSSDEETVTKKPAVNKSVSAVKSSIAAIKKASSSSEDSSEEEPTVKKSTPAKQSQNSIIKTAKAKEASSSSEEESDKEAIVQKPPASKKGTVKKEESSSDDSDDSDEDKKAKVKTIPTKVLKAAPEKVAPKQDSSSDDSDDSEEESASPVKTTPAKMVLIAKSKKQESSDDSDSDSSEEEKPKVASVSETTISKKSTDSSEESDSDEEKKQIVKQPTPKVKTPGKAEKRKNTEEQEESLPTKIAKNNYSNFVKAANSFNGDKQRNNTPFRRVKDEDVSLDPKLANNSFEAKKGARGSWGEKANLDLRHTRGKSFRHEKTKKKRGSYRGGQIDTSVNSIKFDD; from the exons ATGGCGTCGGTTGAAGAATTAGGCGTTTCTGCTCTTGTCTACGATTATTTACTGAAAAAGGATGCATCTTTAGCAAAGGTTTTCCAGAAAAAAACACAGGCG CTTCCATTATCAAAAGGAGCACCTACTATACAGGatgtatttcaatattttcaaaagagttcgccaaagaaaattacaataaagGCACAAACAAAAGATAGTAGTTTAGATTCAAGCTCTGAAAGTGAAGATGAGTCACCAAAAAAAGCAGTACAAGTAAATGGTAAAGTTACAGCTAAACCAGTTGTAGCCACAAAAAAAGATGTATCTTCTTCAGAAGAATCTTCAAGTGAGGATGAAAAACCAGCATCTAAAGTTGCTCAAAAAATGCCATTGAGTAATGCAGTAAAACTTAAGGCAGCACCTCCTAAGATATTAGAAAAGGCAAAAGGAAATGTCAAGGGAATGCCTGCTAAGGAAGAGGATAGTTCAGAGGAAAGTTCTacagaagaggaagaagagaaaccaAAATCACAAATAAAAACATCTGCATCACCTAAAgttattaaaacattaaatgTAAAGAAAGCTTCCAGTAGTGAATCTGACTCTGAAAGTGATGAAGAGGAATCTAAAGTAAAGGTTGCTGCTAAATCTGGTAATTCCTTAAAATCTGCACCAGCTCAACAAGTAAAGAagcaacaaaacaaaaatgtagAATCCTCGAGTGAAGATAGTAGTGATAGTGACGAGCAACCAACTGTTAAAGTAGTAAAAAAACCAGTTCCTACACAAGTActactattaaaaaaaggtCCTACTAAAAAAGGAGCCAAAAACGAAGAATCAGAAAATTCATCAACAAGCGAGGAGTCGAAACCAAAAATAACATCCACACCAGTGGCTAATAAGAGCAGTATTTCTAAAAAGTCTGAATCCTCAAGCGATGAATCTGATGATGATACTCATGCAAATCAAATGCCAGTAGCTGTGAAGCAAGCACCTTCTCAAAAAGTAGtttcacaaaagaaaaatgaagtagataaaaagaataagaatcaAATGTCTGTTATATTGGGACAatcgaaacaaaatataagtaaaaaagaatcatcATCAAGCGAAGACAGTAGCGATGAAGAAACAGTGACTAAGAAACCTGCTGTGAATAAATCAGTGTCAGCAGTAAAATCATCTATAGCTGCAATAAAGAAAGCATCATCTTCTAGCGAAGATAGTAGCGAGGAAGAACCAACTGTCAAAAAATCTACTCCTGCTAAACAATCacaaaattcaataattaaaactGCGAAGGCGAAAGAAGCATCATCTTCCAGCGAAGAGGAGAGTGATAAAGAAGCAATTGTGCAGAAGCCACCAGCATCCAAAAAAGGAACtgttaagaaagaagaatcttCTAGCGATGATTCTGATGACTCAGATGAggataaaaaagcaaaagtaaAGACCATACCGACAAAAGTATTAAAAGCAGCACCAGAAAAGGTAGCACCAAAACAAGATTCATCAAGTGACGATTCCGACGATTCTGAAGAAGAATCTGCTTCCCCTGTAAAGACAACACCTGCAAAAATGGTACTCATAGCAAAGAGTAAAAAGCAAGAGTCTAGTGATGATTCTGATTCAGATTCTTCTGAAGAGGAAAAGCCAAAGGTTGCATCAGTTTCTGAGACTACAATTTCTAAAAAATCTACGGATTCAAGTGAAGAAAGTGATTCGGacgaggaaaaaaagcaaatagtAAAACAGCCGACTCCAAAGGTTAAGACACCTGGTAAAgctgaaaaaaggaaaaatactgaagaacaagaagaaagtttACCTACAAAAATTGCAAAGAATAATTATAGCAATTTTGTTAAAGCAGCTAATAGCTTTAACGGGGATAAG caaagaaataatacaCCATTTCGTCGAGTAAAGGACGAAGATGTTTCATTGGATCCAAAATTGGCTAACAATTCCTTCGAGGCAAAG AAAGGCGCACGAGGTTCATGGGGAGAAAAGGCTAATCTGGATTTGCGACACACAAGAGGAAAATCTTTTAGACATGAAAAAACTAAGAAGAAGCGAGGTAGTTACCGCGGTGGTCAAATAGATACAAGTGTTAACTCTATTAAGTTCGACGATTAA